Part of the Candidatus Chlorohelix allophototropha genome, ACCCATGTTGTTGAGGCTTTGCGCCACATCGGGATGGTTCTCACCCAACTGCTGCTCTCGGATGGCAAGGGCGCGTTGGTAGAGGGGCAGGGCGGAGGCGTATTCTCCCATATCCTGTAGCAATAACCCCATGTTGTTGAGTCCGGTGGCTAGGGTGGCGTGTTCCGCCCCATATATCTGCTCTTTGAGTTTCAGCCCACGCTCGTAACAGCCCTTCGCCTGCCGATAGTCCGCCCTTGCATTTTTCAGGTACAAGCCAATCTGATTGTACAGTCCATCTGCCGCTGCCAGCGCCGCGCCCCGTTCCTCGGCGTAGCCCGCCACCGCCAGCCCACTTTCCAGCAGCCGCCCGCACTCCTCCCACGTACTAATGTCATCACTATCGTAAGGGTAAGCCGCCCGCAGCAGCCCTGCCGCTTGCTCTAGCCGTTCGGTGTCTGTGCCTTGCGCCGTTCGCAGCGCCAGCCCCACCAAGCGGTGCAGTGTCAGCCCTTCCTCGCTCACTTCTGCCAGCGAGTAGCGTTTTATCGCCGCTATCGCCTCGTCCCACTCCAGTTCATCCCCTGCCGTTGCCGCCAATCGCTCCGGCAACTCCTCGGCATTCTCAAGGAACAGGCTGAAGGGGATAGGCTCGGTACCAAGCCACGCGCACAACTCCAGCAACTCCGCGCCTGCCGGGTTCGCCTCCTCCAACGCCCGAAACGAAATCTCCCAAGTGGTGGCAACCTTATCGTTGTGGTAGCCCTCCGGCGCATCGCCCTTCTTGAACAATTCCATTCTCCGCTCTTTGAACAGGCGCAAGTAGTCCGCCCCGCTTCTGGATTTCGCGTTCATGTAGGCGGCAGCCTGTTCCAGCGCAAGGGGCAAGCCCCCCAATTCTCGCGCCAACTCCTCGAAAGCGGGGTCAGCCTTTCCCACGCGCTTTTCGAGGAACTCCACGCTGAAAGCCTGCTCCCATATTTGAGCAGGTAGGGGTTTGATGCTCTTGCCCCAATCGCCGTTGTAGCGCGAGGTAATCAGGGTTTGCCCGTTGCCGCCGTTCGGCATGTAATGCAGGATGTCGGCGGGTTCTTCCACGTTGTCCAGCACCAACAGCCAAGGTTTGGGGCAAGTGTGCAGATAGCGCAGGGCGAGGTCAATCGCTTCTGCTTGTTCGGTTGCGCCGGGAGTCGCCAGCGTCAGTTCAAAAGCGAGGTCGGCAAGGTCAGAGCGCAGGGAAGTGGCGAACTCAGCGTTCACCCACCACACCAACTCGAACCGCTCTTTATTGCGGTAGGCATATTCCACCGCCGTTTGGGTTTTGCCCACCCCGCCCAAACCCGCCACCGCTTGCGTAATCGCGCTCGTCTGCGCCTTTTCGAGGGCATCCAGCAAATCCTCGCGCCCGGTGAAATACTCGTTGCGCCGATGCGGGATATTCCAGATGGGCGGGAACGTGCCGGGGTAGCGCGGGGCAGGGCTAGAACCGTTGGCGGTTTGCGCCGCTACGCCCTGACCGGGAAAGCGCGGGGCAATGGTGGGCTTGGTACGCACCCGCTTGATTCCATCCAGTAGCGCCTGTGCTGCCGTATCTTCCTGCTCTTTGGTCAGGTCAATGTACACCAACGCTCGCAACAAGCCGTCCGGTTTGCAATCGCGCACCTTGACCGGAACGAGTAGCCCCTTTTCCCCGGTGGGGTCGTTGGCGAAGAAAGCCGCCCATTCGGGCGCGGTGAACATCGAGGTGAGGTAATCGGAGGAGAAGATGGCAATCAGGCGTTCGCATCCGCCGGCGGCGCGTTGCATATCCAGCACGAAATTGCCGCCCTTTTTGAAATCCCACGCCTGAATAACGGTGGTGTACTTGGCTGCTTCTAATTGCCAAGCGACCCATTCCGCCCAACCCTTGTCGGCTTTGTTGTAGCTGATAAAGAAATCTTTTTGCGGCTCGTTCTGGCTCAAGGCATTATCCCCGACAAGGCTAAAACGCTGGTTAAACCGTTCCTAAACTACCGTTACATTATAGCGAAAAAATCGCGACAGGCGCAAGCACAAATCTCATGGGATGGGGCGCACCCATAGCAAGCAAGGGGGACGCATTTCTTATACACGTTTCTTCTTGATATTGAGGAAGGCATGGCATTATAATAATAAGGATAATTGCAGGGTAACTGTCTTTGACGATAAAAGACAAAATAGTTTTGATTTTTGAGCAGTAATTAATACGATATTAAATTTGCCGCCGGGTAAACGTCTTTTGTTCATTCCATTAGGCCCTTGAAGGAATGAATATTAGGCGTTTTATTTTTTTACGAAATAGAGGTCTATATGTTTAGAGAAATGCGTCGCAAAAAACAGATTTTGTCCTTAGAGGAGAGTATTGCAGTTCTTAATAATGGAACATCCGGCGTGCTGGCGGTATCCGGGGATAATGATTATCCCTATGCTGTGCCACTCAGCTATGTATATCACGATTCTAAAATCTTTTTTCATAGCTCCAAAACCGGCTATAAATTAGATGCTATTGCAAGAAATAATAAAGTCTCCTTTTGTGTTATTGATCAAGACAACGTAGTGCCAGAAGAATATACTACTTATTTCCGAAGTGTCATTGTCTTTGGAAAAGCGCGTATTTTAGAGGATGAAGTAGAAAAGAGAAGCGCTCTTGAAATATTAGCGGCGAGATATTCGCCTGACCATGAGCAAGGACGTTTGCAGGAAATTGACGACCTGTTCAAACCGGTATGCGTTGTAGAGTTAGCCATTGAGTATATGAGCGGTAAAGAAGCCATTGAGTTGGTTAGAAAAAAGCAAGGGCAAAATAATTAGGCAATCACTCTAACAACCAAAAGGTGCGCCAGTAGGTATTTTAACAACAGAAAATGGGTTCGAGGCATATACTCGAACCCTCTCTAGGCTTTTTTCTCTGTCACTTGCCACCTTTTATAGCTTGCACTAATGGTATTATTCAAACACAAACTGTTGGGCATTATCGTAGCTGGAAGCCCAACGCGCTTCGCACTGGTAATTCCAGTCGTCACCCCAGTGGTATTGGCTTTCGTTCACCTTTGCCACCTTTCGAGCTTCTTCAATCTTCTCAAAGGGACCATCAATTATGCCTACCGGATTTACCTCACCGCTTAGTGTATCCTGCCGAAAAGATACCGCATACCACATAATTTTCACCCTACCCGGATATTGCCGCCGAGTCCGGCACTACATTGACTCCTTGCGTCCTCTGTATAGGAGGAGGGGTGGTGGTGAGTTCAAGGGGACACCCCTTGCCACCCCGTCAGGCGTTCCCCCTGTACCCCCCAAATTGAGGAGGTGGGGTGTGAATTCAAGGGGACACCCCTTGTGACCCCGTCAGGCGTTCCCCCTGCACCCCCCAAGTTGAGGGGGAGGGGTGGTGAGTTCAAGGGGACACCCCTTGTGACCCCGTCAGGCGTTCCCTCTGTACCCCCGTTTATTGAACAAATTCGGGGTGGTTTAGTAGCCGCCCCTCTAGAAACTCAGTAATCGCGCGGTCAATATTCGCCACTTCGGTTAAGATGACTCTGTACTTGGCTTGCTGCAAAAACCACAGCATCCCCCCACCCATGCCGCGTGAAATTACCACCTTGCAATCGGCTAGATGGTCGGTATTGTGTTTGGGGGTATTCGCCTCGTCCTCAGCAAAGCCGAGCGCAGCAGCGGCAGAAGGCACGCTGCGATCGCGCAATTCTCGCGCTACCTCCTTGCCCTCATCCACCGTCACCACCATAAAATATTGCGATTTTCCGAAATGCACGCTGATGGTTTTACCGTCATTAGTAGCTACTGCGATTTTCAAATGCCCGCCTCCTGAACTATTAACACAGGCAATCCAGCGTTCCCCTCAGGTTTGTTTGTCAGGCAAAGCTTTTCATGCCCTATCCCCGGATTCGTGGTGAACAACTCGATCAACACGTTTCGCTGTTGTAGCAATTCTGCTAAGGCTTGTTGTCGCGCCGCGAAGGTTAGGGCTGAATTGGGGCTTAATACAAACACTTTGGTTTTGGGATTATAAAGCAGCCGATTGGCTTGATTGTGCCAAGGGGCAGGGATTTCAATGCTATGGTAGCCGTTTATCCCATCAAAACCGGGTATATGTTTGCAATCAGGGTTTTCACATGCCATACAGGAACTCCAGAATTTATATCTCGGTACAATTCAAAAGAACGGCAGTCATATAAGAACCGACTTTGACCGCGTGAGGGTCGGGCGATAAGCGCAAAAGGGCGTTTGCTTCCAACATAGACATCAAGCGGCTGCTGTTTTGCGCCCCGGTAGTACGAGCGGTGAAAGTGTAGCTTCTAGTTTCAGGGTCGAATTGCTGGCTCACGATTGCCCGCACGTATTCATTCCTATCCGCAGCATGGGCAATGTCATGCTCGGCTTGAACCTGAATGGTGGGACGATGCCGCTTTGCGCGACCACCCATTTTCAGAACAGCCGGACGCACAAACAATTCAAAAGAGACGAGGCTGGAAACGGGCGAACCGGGCAAGCCAAAGATGGGTTTGCGCTTCCCATTGATTTCTGCGGTCACAAAGGTAAAGGGTTTGCCCGGTTTAAGGTTGACCCTACCAAAATGGATAGTCCCAAGCTCTTCTAACAGGTCTTTTACTATATCCGTTTTGCCAACCGAAAGGCTGCCGCTTGTCACCACGCCATCATAAATTTCGAGCGCATCCATTATCATGGTACGCAAGCCCTCTTTACTGGCGGGCGCAATTCCCAAAGGAATGGCTTCGGCATAGGCATCAGTGAGGGCAGCGGCAAGGCTGAAACGGTTAGAATCGTAAACTGCTTCTGGTTTTGACAAATCCCCCGGCTCGGCAATTTCGTCACCTACCGAAATAACGCCCAAGCGAGGACGGCGATAGGCTCTGAAGCTCGCCCGGTTTACCATTGCCACCAAGCCTAATTCGGGCGCACCCATCACCGTGCCAGCCTTTAGCACCAGTTGCCCCTTTTTTATATCCTGCCCGATGTGCCGAATATTATCGCCCGCTTTAACCGGAATGGATAAGCTCAACACGTTATCCGTTTCGTTGGTAAATTCCACCATTACCACCGAATTTGCGCCCTCCGGCAAGGGTGCGCCGTTCATAATGCGTATTGCCGTACCCGCTTCTACCCGCAGATAGCCCATTTCCCCGGCGAGATGCTCACCGATTACCTGCCATTCTTGCCTGCCCTCTTCGGCGAAAAGGGCATAGCCATCAATGGGAGTAGTATCAAAAGTGGGTATGTTAACGGTTGAGTAAATATCCTCTGCCAGTACCCGCCCTTTTCCGACAATAAGCGCGACCGTTTCGGTATCGCTAAGCGCGGGTGAAGCTACGTTTTCCGCAATCAGGCGGGTGGCTTCTTCCGGCTCTATCATTGGGAAGGGAGAGGCTTTCATTTTTCTGCCGCGCTCTACTACGGCGTTTTGTACTGGAGGCATAACTTACTCCTCAATCTTTTAATGCTTATTCTTTACCGATCATAACCTCGGTGGATTTGATGACGGCGGCAACCGTATCGCCAACCTTTAAATCCAAGCTTACCGCCGAATTGCGGGTAATAACCGACACCAGTTCTTCGCCTGTCGCCAGTTCGACCAATATTTCAGCCATAATCGCCCCTAGCTTAACCTCTTTAACCGTACCTTTTAATTGATTGCGTGCGCTGATTTTCATTATTTTCTACCGTTTAATTGATATTGTTCTGAAAATAAGAGGATTTCCGAGCGCGTTCTTGCCCGGAAATCCTTACCTGTGCCCCGTATGGGGTATTTGCAAGAAGGTTGGTTCTATTTAAATTCAAGCAGGGTGTTGCTTACCAGTGCGCCTTTCTTGGCGAGTAGGGCGTTGGTAATTTTGTCCACCAGATAAACGCCACCCTTGTAGCCCACCACCGAACGGCGATGATAGCCATAGCGATCTTCCACCGGGAAACCGGCGCGGATGAGCGGGACTTTTTCCTCGTCAGCAATGTACTTGCCTTTGGAGTGACCGATTAACAAGTCCACCGGATGCGCCTTCATCTTTTTATGGATAGCGTAGAGGTCGGTTTTAGGCATGATTTCCATATCCAGATTGAATTCTTCCGACAGAGCCATCAAATCAGTGGGCCAAGTTTTGGAGTCGGTGGCGGTTGCCACATACTTCGGCTCCATACCCATTTCCACTACCAGCCTTACCAAACCTTCTACCAAATCAGGGTCACCGTAGATTGCGACCTTTGCGCCAGTAGTAATCATATGGGTATCCACGATTGCATCCAGCATACGGGCGCGTGCCGACTGGAGTTCAGCCGATACGGGCTTTCCGGTTATTTCAGACAGGGTTTTGATGAAGCGATCGGTATTTGCCATACCAATCGGCATCGGCAGAACGTGAGCCGGAACGCCATAACGCCGTTTGTAAACCCGCGCCGCTTCTCCACCCACATGCTTTTGCAAAGCGATTGTGCCGAGCGCATTAGCCGAGTCCTTGATTTCGTCAAGGCTAATGCCACCCTTCGGGAAATGGGGACGAGGCGAATACAAACCGCCGTCCAGCGTATCCGAATAATCGGTTAGCACCAGCCCATCAATCTGCATCTCGCTCAAGATTTCTTTAATCTCGCGAATGTCGCCGGGATTAACCCAACCGGGGATAATGTTAACCCGTTTGTTGGGGCGAGTCTTGCGAGGTAACGCCAACGCCAACTCTTTCAAGAAATTATCAAAGCCGGTGATATGCGTACCTACATAGGATGGAGATTTTACCGCCAATATCGGAATATCTATTTCTGGATTCAGCCCTTTGAACTCGTCAATGAACGCGGGGATGTCATCGCCGATGGTTTCGGATAAGCAGGTGCTGCAAACCGTAATCATCGTAGGGTTGAAGCGTTCATAGACGTTCTTTATGGCTGCCAGCAAGTTCTCACGTCCACCGTAGATGGTGGTACTCTCGGTCAGCGAACTGGTCGCCACTTCCACCGGTTCGCGGAAATGACGCGCCATTTGGTGACGGGGATAAGTAGCACAACCTTGAGAGCCGTGATTGATGGTAAGCGCGCCATGTATGCCGAAGGTAGCCAGCATAGCGCCGATTGGTGCGCAAGCGCGTAGCGGATTAATCGAAACCGCTCTTTCTTGTTTAACAACTGTGCTCACTATGCCACTTCCTCTTCTAGCCCACCCGGTACGGGCTGCGCCATATCTTTTACCAGTTTCCAGACCGGAGCGGACAATGCTTTGTCCATATCACGGGCGAAGTTGACCATACCGGAGAAGCCTGCGTAGGGCCCTGTTTCGTAGGTGTGACCGTTTACAAATGGTACGCCCAACTTGTATGCCACATACTTCTCTTTGTTGCCGGAAATAAACAGGTCAGGTTTCAGGGTAAGCAGGATTTCTTCCAGTTCAGGCACGTTCGGGTTATCAATGATGAACGCGCCATCATTGACCTTTTCGTAAATCTTCTGATAATCGTCAGCGTGACCGAAGGTGGTAGCCGCGCCGATGGTTTCCATGCCAAGTTCCGCCAGCAACTCGGGCCAGTGCCAAGCGCGAGGGCCGCCCTGATAGATGAACACTTTCTTCCCGGCAAGGCGTTTGCGGTAATACTCAATCTTCGGCATAACCTTAGCCACTTCGCGCTTGATGACCTTTTCTGCCTCATGTTCTAGCCCAAAGAAGGCAGCGGTATCGCGCAAAGCTTTGGACATATTCTCAATGCCCCACAAGGTTACGTTAATGGAAGGAGTGCCGTATTTAGTTTCCATCATATCGGCAACATAGGTGGCAGAACGGGCGCAGTGGATTACATTGAGCTTGGCGCGGTGCATCACCTTCAGCTCGTCCACTTTGACGTTGCCGGTGAAGCGAGCGACTATATTCAAGCCGATTGCTTCGAAAAGCGGTTCAAAAGTGCGTAAGTCGCCTTTGATGTTGTAATCGCCCAAAATGTTGATGGAGTAAGCCGAGTCTTCTTCCGGCTCTGCTGTTCCTACCAGATTCTTGAAGATGGTTTCGTTGCCTACGTGGTGTCCGGCGGATTGGCTAACGCCCCGGAAACCTTCGCAAGGGAAGAAAACTACGGGCTTGCCGATTTTCTCGGTGGCAATTTTAGCTACGTCCTTGCCATCGTCACCGATTAGGGCGGTGGTGCAGGTGTTGTAGATGAAAACGCCTTTGGCTTCGGGGAAGGCTTCGTTTGCTTCGATAATGGATTGCAAAAGCTTTTTCTCACCGCCGAATACTACGTTTGATTCGTCCATATCGGAAACGAAGGTGTATTTCATGTGGAAATCGCTATCGGCGATGTGCGGGCGATAACCCCATGAGAAGAAAGCACAACCGATAGGCCCGTGGGTAAGCTGGATGGCATCTTGCACGGGCCCGCCCACCACACCGCGACATCCGGCGTAGGTACAACCGCGCTCGGTCATATCACCGGGGGTTGTAGCGGAGTTACAGGCTATCGAACATTTACCGTCCTGTCCCTCCCCTTTGATAAGTATATGTTTATCCCTTTCGGGGATAGTTGCATCGCATTTCAAAACTGCCATCAGTTACACCTTCTTTCTGGGTTGCAGGTTCATCGGAGCTTGGTCGTTCAAAAACTTGGGAGTACAGGAATTGTCAGTTGAGCAATCCTCTTCACCCGGTACGCCTACAGCATCGGCGCGACATTGCCTGCAATTCATAAACTGCTTAATATGTTTCTCGCACTCGGTACGGATAGCCGCCAATTCCGCCGGAGTGGGAGGGATTACATCTTTGAACTTTGCCTGTGGGATTAAGGGCATGATGTTCATTACATAAGCCCCTAACGCGCTGACGACTCGCGCAATTTCCACCATATGTTGGTCGTTTACGCCGGGAATAAGCACCGAATTGACTTTTACCACCATACCCAACCGCACCGCTTCTTTAAGCCCTGCCAATTGGTTCGCGCTTAAAATCTCGAAAGCTTCACGGTCACGGTAGGTTTTGCCCTGATAACGTACATGCGTGTAAATGTGCTGACCTACTTCTGGGTCAACGGCGTTGATGGTGATGGTGAGCGCGGTTACGCCCGCCTTGTGCAGTTCTTCCACTCGTTCGGGCAAAGCCAGCCCATTGGTGGATACACACTTGACCAACCCCGGAAACTCTTCTTTTGCCAGCAGAAAGGTTTCGAGAGAAGCCGAATTAGCCAGCGGGTCGCCGGGACCTGCGATGCCGAGAACGGTCATTCGCGAGTCGGCTTTCATCGCCTGACGAATCGTGGTTAACGCCTGTTCCGGGCTAACCACCTTAGTGGTAACACCGGGGCGATTTTCGTTCGGGCAATCATACTTCCGCACGCAGTAACCACACTGGATATTGCATTTTGGCGCTACCGGCACATGGATACGTCCAAACCGGAAGTGGGCAGCTTTGCCATAGCAGGGATGAGCCGCAACTTTTGCGGACAAATCTGGTTGTAGCTGGGAATCCAGCGCAGTGGTAAAAGTCATAAATCTAACTCCTTACAGAATAGCCCTGTCGCCAGTTTCTTTTGTTCTAACCCGTATTGCGTCCTCCACCGGGCAGATAAAGATTTTTCCATCACCGATATTGCCGGTCTGGTTGGCTTTTATAATAGTCTCCACTACTTCCTGAACATGATCATCCGTCACCAGCAACATTAGCAATCGCTTGGGAATGTAATGGATGCGGGGACTTTCGGTAAACTGGGGCCCACTATCCCCCTCTAATTCGTACTGAAGCCCTTTTTGTTTACCGCGACCTAGCACATTTTTCACGGTCATTGCGTAATGACCTTTTTCAGCCAGCGCATCACGGGTGTGCTGGACTTTGTTCATTCTCAGAACCGCGACTATTTCCTTCATGGTTATAGCCCCTCTTCTCCGGTACGGATTGTATAGGCAGTATCGACCGGGGTTACTAAAATCTTGCCATCGCCGTAGTAGCCGGTCAAAGCGGAAACTTGGATAATGCTGGTTACTTTGCTGACGTTTTCGTCCTCAACCACAATCATCAGCAGGCTTTTCGGCAATTCCTCATATTTGATAGAATCAAACGAGATGCCTTTTTGCTTGCCCCGTCCATATACATCCATGCGGGTTAGAGCCGGGAAACCGGCTGCCGCCAAGGAGGAGGCTACCACTTCGGCTCTTTCAGGTCTTACAATAGCGCGGATCATTTTCATCGTTTTTGTCTCCTACCTTCTCAGGCAATGTAGTAGGCGCAGTCAGTTGCGCCCGGCGCGACTAATCAATAATTCCGTACTGGCTCATCAGCTCTTCTAGTTCGTCTTGGCTGATGGGGGTAGGAATGGTAAATTTATCGTTTTCGCTGATTTTTCTGGCAAGTTCCAGATATTCTTGAGCCTGTGGCAGAGAGTTATCGTAGTCAATCACGGTCTTCTTGTTGATTTCAGCGCGTTGTACATCCTTGCTTCTGGGTACAAAATGAATAAGCTGGGTGTTAATACGGCGAGCAAATTCCTCGACCAGTTCACGCTCATTTTCTACCAAGCGGGAGTTGCAAACAATTCCACCTAAGCGAGCATAGCCACGGCTGGCAAACTTCTGGATACCTTTGGAAATGTTGTTAGCGGCGAAAAGCGCCATATACTCGCCGGAAGCCACAATGTAAATTTCTTCGGCATAACCTTCGCGGATGGGCATTGCGAAACCGCCACATACCACGTCACCAAGTACGTCATAGAAAACATAGTCGATGCTATCTTCGTATGCGCCCAGTTCTTGCAAAGTCTGGATGGCGGTGATAACGCCGCGTCCACCGCAACCTACGCCCGGTTCAGGACCGCCCGCTTCCACGCACTTCACTTCTTTATAGCCATCGGCGATAACTTGATCGAGGGTGATTTTGTCAGGGCCGGTTTCCCGCAGGGTGTCGAGCATAGTAGCTTGTCGCTTGCCGCCCAACAGTAGGCGGGTGCAGTCGGCTTTGGGGTCGCAACCCACCACCATAATTTTGTTACCCATCGAAGCCAGAGCAGCAGCAGTATTTTGCTGTGTGGTGGACTTCCCAATACCACCTTTACCATAAAATGCAACTTGTCTCACGGTTACCTCCCATAAAATCAAAGATGTTGTGTCGCCGCTATAATTTCGGCAACAACAATTCAAACCTGATAAGTTTAATTGCTATCAGGCATATAAATAATGGCGCTCGTGGCTGGATTAGCCAAATGTTTATTAATATTGGAAAACTGCAACTTTGCAGGGAAGTAGTGTTTGTTTAAACCTTAGCTAGTCGGTGGATATTTGAGCTTGAAAACCCTTTACAGAGGCATAATCGGTTGCTCGTTCACAGTATCCTAGTAGCGAAAGGTAAAAATTTGGTAAACTTCGTAAATGTTTCTTCACCCTTCTGTTATTTATAATAATAACTTATTGTAAACAATAAATCTATATGTGAAATGCTCAAATTTAGTTATGAGTATAATGGTTAAATTGTACAAAAGGTGACTAGAAGTTAGGAGAGGGCTAAACGATTGTCTTTTGCGGGGGTTAGTTTATCTTTGGACTCTCATTTGTTTTTCATATTAGAAGGGGTTCGGGTGTGAAAACCGGGCGCACGCCCCTACCAGAACGGGTTCGGGTTCGTATACCCCATTCGTGGTGCAGGCGAGTCGCCTTCATGCGTTGCTCAGAGTCCAGAGGATTCAGAGTTCAGAGGGGCGCGTTAGCGACACACACCACCAACCGAAAACCGAAAAAGTTGAGATCGTTGCGAGGAAGGTTGAAGTAGCGGTACACGCAGGACGCATTAGCTTGACTGACGAGGAAAGACCCGCCCCGCAGCACACGATACTTACCGCTCGCGTCCACCGCCACTTCCTTAGGCTTCTCGTACTTGTTCTGGCACCACTCCCACACGTTCCCGCCCATGTCCATTGCCCCGCATGCTGCGGCCCCTTGCGGGTACATCCCCACTGCCGTTGTTCGACCCAAACCGGCTTCATCCGTATTGGCGTAACCCTTTTGCCACGCGCCCCACGGATATTTGCGCTGTTGGCTGCCCCCTTGCGCCGCCCATTGCCATTCCCATTCGGTTGGCAAGCGCACCTCCGCGTTCTCCCCGATTATCAATGGACTGCCGCTACCGCCCGGATTCGGCAATTGCCAGCCCTGCATGCACTGAGTGAGCCAACGCCCAAACGCTACCGTCTGATACCACGACATGTTATCTCGCGGCATGTTCAAGCCTTTCTGCCTTTGCTCACTCAGTGTTTGCGGCTGGTATTCTCTCGGGAAGCCCTGCCACCACTCCCGGTTGTTATATCCGTCCGCCGCTTTCACAAAGGCTTCGTACTGGGCAAAGGTTATTTGGTATTGCGCAATGTAAAAGGGTTGTACCTCAAAGTTTTGTTTCTCAATTTCCAGCTTACCACCCGGCGCTACCGCTAGCCACTCTATGTCCGGGATACCGTCCGGGCGCAAGCCCACCCCTCGCCGCGTGTCACCGATTTCGCTCAAGCGGTCGCCGATTTCCATACGGCGTTGGTGCGTGGTAGTAAGGTCGCCGATTTCATCTAGCAACCGCTCAGCATCATTTTCAGAAGGCGCGGGTTTCGGCTCTGCCGCCTTTGCTACGGGCGGGGCTGGTTGTGGAACTGCAACGGGCGGGACGGGCGGCTTTTCGACAGGGGGAGTAGCAACAGGCGGTTCGGGTATTACAATGCCGAAATTCTTGGCATGGAGGCGCAACCCTTTCAACAGCATTTCGCGCCCACGCTCATCATAGAACCGCGCCGCTTGCCATTTGCTCAACCTTCGTGGAATTTCGCACTCCGCCAGTTTCAAGGGGATGATATTGCTCAACCCTTCCGGCATATACTTGGCATAGTAAAGCGCGGTTTCTATCTCTGCCTGTACATAGCCAATTTTTGCCACCGATTCGGGCGTAAGACACACCAAGATGATGTGACTTTCTTCCAATGCCTTCTCAATGGCGTACTGCCAAGGCTGTCCCGGATATAGTTCTTCCTCGTCCAGCCATGGCTCAAGCCAGTGGCTTTCAGCTTTCAAACGCTGGTACAATTCGCGCACTATGGGCTTATCCCCGGAGGAGTGGCACAGAAACACTTTCAGTTTGGGGGGTACGTTGGGCATTGTTTGCGCTCCGGCGTAGGGTTTATCGGTAGGCGATTGCAGTTTAATTATACCCAAACGGGCAAAGTTCCGCTACCGTTGCTTACCGAGAGGCGTTAGGATGTGGATGAATGCGCTCGGCGGTTTCAAAGACCCGCGATAGGAGACGACACCACCAACCGAAAACCGATAAGGTTGCCAACGTGGCTCGGAAGACTGAGGCTACGGTACGCACAGGAAAAAGTTTGATTGTTATAGAAAGACCCACCCCGCACCGCCCGCTGCATACCGTCCACCGCCACATTCTCCGGTAGCTCATACTTGTTTTGACACCACTCCTCCACGTTACCACTCATATCCATTGCGCCGCATGCTGCTGCCCCTTGCGGGTACATGCCCACCGCCGTTGTTCGTGCCAAACCTGCTTCATACGTGTTGGCGTAGCCTTCTTTCCATTCTCCCCAAGGATATGCCCGCTTTTGGTTACCCGCTTGCGCTGCCCATTGCCATTCCCATTCAGTTGGCAAGCGCACCTGCGCGTTCTGCCCCACCACCAACGGGT contains:
- a CDS encoding TOBE domain-containing protein — translated: MKISARNQLKGTVKEVKLGAIMAEILVELATGEELVSVITRNSAVSLDLKVGDTVAAVIKSTEVMIGKE
- a CDS encoding pyridoxamine 5'-phosphate oxidase family protein, whose amino-acid sequence is MFREMRRKKQILSLEESIAVLNNGTSGVLAVSGDNDYPYAVPLSYVYHDSKIFFHSSKTGYKLDAIARNNKVSFCVIDQDNVVPEEYTTYFRSVIVFGKARILEDEVEKRSALEILAARYSPDHEQGRLQEIDDLFKPVCVVELAIEYMSGKEAIELVRKKQGQNN
- a CDS encoding molybdopterin molybdotransferase MoeA, which encodes MPPVQNAVVERGRKMKASPFPMIEPEEATRLIAENVASPALSDTETVALIVGKGRVLAEDIYSTVNIPTFDTTPIDGYALFAEEGRQEWQVIGEHLAGEMGYLRVEAGTAIRIMNGAPLPEGANSVVMVEFTNETDNVLSLSIPVKAGDNIRHIGQDIKKGQLVLKAGTVMGAPELGLVAMVNRASFRAYRRPRLGVISVGDEIAEPGDLSKPEAVYDSNRFSLAAALTDAYAEAIPLGIAPASKEGLRTMIMDALEIYDGVVTSGSLSVGKTDIVKDLLEELGTIHFGRVNLKPGKPFTFVTAEINGKRKPIFGLPGSPVSSLVSFELFVRPAVLKMGGRAKRHRPTIQVQAEHDIAHAADRNEYVRAIVSQQFDPETRSYTFTARTTGAQNSSRLMSMLEANALLRLSPDPHAVKVGSYMTAVLLNCTEI
- a CDS encoding NifB/NifX family molybdenum-iron cluster-binding protein; amino-acid sequence: MKIAVATNDGKTISVHFGKSQYFMVVTVDEGKEVARELRDRSVPSAAAALGFAEDEANTPKHNTDHLADCKVVISRGMGGGMLWFLQQAKYRVILTEVANIDRAITEFLEGRLLNHPEFVQ
- a CDS encoding nitrogenase component 1 — its product is MSTVVKQERAVSINPLRACAPIGAMLATFGIHGALTINHGSQGCATYPRHQMARHFREPVEVATSSLTESTTIYGGRENLLAAIKNVYERFNPTMITVCSTCLSETIGDDIPAFIDEFKGLNPEIDIPILAVKSPSYVGTHITGFDNFLKELALALPRKTRPNKRVNIIPGWVNPGDIREIKEILSEMQIDGLVLTDYSDTLDGGLYSPRPHFPKGGISLDEIKDSANALGTIALQKHVGGEAARVYKRRYGVPAHVLPMPIGMANTDRFIKTLSEITGKPVSAELQSARARMLDAIVDTHMITTGAKVAIYGDPDLVEGLVRLVVEMGMEPKYVATATDSKTWPTDLMALSEEFNLDMEIMPKTDLYAIHKKMKAHPVDLLIGHSKGKYIADEEKVPLIRAGFPVEDRYGYHRRSVVGYKGGVYLVDKITNALLAKKGALVSNTLLEFK
- a CDS encoding tetratricopeptide repeat protein, which codes for MSQNEPQKDFFISYNKADKGWAEWVAWQLEAAKYTTVIQAWDFKKGGNFVLDMQRAAGGCERLIAIFSSDYLTSMFTAPEWAAFFANDPTGEKGLLVPVKVRDCKPDGLLRALVYIDLTKEQEDTAAQALLDGIKRVRTKPTIAPRFPGQGVAAQTANGSSPAPRYPGTFPPIWNIPHRRNEYFTGREDLLDALEKAQTSAITQAVAGLGGVGKTQTAVEYAYRNKERFELVWWVNAEFATSLRSDLADLAFELTLATPGATEQAEAIDLALRYLHTCPKPWLLVLDNVEEPADILHYMPNGGNGQTLITSRYNGDWGKSIKPLPAQIWEQAFSVEFLEKRVGKADPAFEELARELGGLPLALEQAAAYMNAKSRSGADYLRLFKERRMELFKKGDAPEGYHNDKVATTWEISFRALEEANPAGAELLELCAWLGTEPIPFSLFLENAEELPERLAATAGDELEWDEAIAAIKRYSLAEVSEEGLTLHRLVGLALRTAQGTDTERLEQAAGLLRAAYPYDSDDISTWEECGRLLESGLAVAGYAEERGAALAAADGLYNQIGLYLKNARADYRQAKGCYERGLKLKEQIYGAEHATLATGLNNMGLLLQDMGEYASALPLYQRALAIREQQLGENHPDVAQSLNNMGGLLKAMGEYASALPLYQRALAISEKTLGSDHPTVATRLNNMGSLLQDMGDLPAALPLYQRALAISEKTLGSEHPGVATDLNNMGSLLQDMGDLPAALPLYQRALAISEKTLGSDHPTVATRLNNMGSLLQDMGDLPAALPLLQRAIEIGEKTLGSDHPTVALRLNNMGVLLYQMGQRAEAERLLSRALDIFKRTLPPAHPYIKGTADALEVVRGSGS